From the Marinomonas sp. THO17 genome, one window contains:
- a CDS encoding DUF3108 domain-containing protein encodes MGIHKISIWLIAFFMSIPMLAFANEAITDNKIANDNNDPFLQAYSAVYSTVWKKGISLKVEGKQTLSKQTGDMWKFIFTADSLIASLMESSEFYVRDHQIIPTQYHYKTKVLGKTRKATLTFDWKKRLVRNDVEEKPWNLTISPNTLDKLSIQLQIRQDLKQGKNQFDYLIADGGYIKNWLFQREKTETIKTKLGYLSAIKMVRTDNLSKGKQTSFWFVPELDYLLVKLVHKEDGESYSLDIESFERL; translated from the coding sequence ATGGGAATTCATAAAATCTCAATTTGGTTAATTGCATTTTTTATGTCTATTCCTATGCTTGCTTTTGCGAATGAAGCGATTACTGATAACAAGATTGCAAATGACAATAACGACCCTTTTTTGCAAGCTTACTCTGCGGTATACAGTACCGTATGGAAAAAAGGCATCAGTCTAAAAGTCGAAGGCAAACAAACACTTTCCAAGCAAACAGGTGACATGTGGAAGTTTATTTTTACTGCTGACAGCCTTATTGCTTCGTTAATGGAATCATCAGAATTCTACGTCCGCGATCATCAAATTATTCCAACCCAATACCATTATAAAACCAAAGTACTGGGCAAAACGCGCAAAGCGACTTTAACCTTTGATTGGAAAAAACGCTTGGTACGTAATGATGTTGAAGAAAAACCTTGGAACCTGACCATCAGCCCAAACACATTGGACAAACTCTCTATTCAGTTACAGATTCGTCAAGACTTAAAACAAGGTAAAAACCAATTTGATTATCTGATTGCTGACGGCGGCTACATCAAAAACTGGCTATTTCAACGAGAAAAAACGGAGACTATCAAGACTAAACTAGGTTATCTATCCGCCATCAAAATGGTACGTACAGACAACCTCAGCAAAGGTAAACAGACTTCTTTCTGGTTTGTCCCCGAATTAGACTACTTGCTCGTCAAATTGGTTCACAAGGAAGACGGCGAATCCTATTCCCTAGATATTGAGTCATTTGAGCGACTTTAA
- the mobA gene encoding molybdenum cofactor guanylyltransferase, with protein sequence MDITSVTGVVLAGGKGERVSGEDKGLLSFRGKPMAQHVANTLDKVVDRVVINANRHLAEYEELGFEVCADDIQMLDIGPLAGLYTCLSDMKTSHLIISPCDTPLISVAAFEALLAAAKHSPTQIHYLHNDQGSHPLHAIMPVASSLFALDVFLSSQDGLSVLSFYEDFGCQPVCWRLDNELSNFNSWEDLKSLK encoded by the coding sequence ATGGATATAACCTCTGTAACAGGTGTCGTTTTAGCGGGTGGTAAGGGTGAAAGAGTATCAGGTGAAGACAAGGGGTTATTGTCTTTTCGTGGTAAGCCCATGGCACAACATGTCGCCAATACGTTAGATAAAGTAGTGGATCGTGTCGTCATTAATGCCAATCGTCATTTGGCAGAGTATGAGGAATTGGGTTTTGAAGTATGTGCTGATGACATACAAATGTTAGACATAGGGCCTTTGGCGGGTTTGTACACTTGCTTGTCTGATATGAAAACTTCGCATCTTATCATTTCTCCTTGTGATACCCCTTTAATCTCTGTTGCAGCGTTTGAGGCCTTGTTAGCAGCAGCAAAACATAGCCCCACTCAAATTCATTATTTACATAATGATCAAGGGAGCCATCCGTTACATGCCATTATGCCGGTGGCGTCGAGTTTGTTTGCTTTAGACGTATTCCTCAGCAGCCAAGATGGCCTTTCAGTCTTGTCATTTTATGAAGACTTCGGCTGTCAGCCAGTCTGTTGGCGACTTGATAATGAGCTATCCAATTTCAACAGTTGGGAAGACTTAAAGTCGCTCAAATGA
- a CDS encoding glycosyl transferase family protein, with protein sequence MSDEFKTYVQILGRGKKGARSLTEQEAERAMSLLLNEEVAPEQAGAFWMLIRIREETVAETVGFTRATRRFLAQQDRLQEKVDLDWPAYAGKRNELPWFLLAALALANAGVRVLMHGHAFVGEERIYVNQVLQAFELEESDSVIAADIALQKNNFAFMSLTAIHPVLARMMDLKHILGLRSPVNTVVRMMNPFSAPHSVHGVFHRGYDELHLQACEALHDNSVLVFRGGNGEAEVNPERDVTLGKWQSQQASWSRWSKAETSYKRCKDNLAVSRMLDHWQGKSSDPFGQQAVRQTLAAVVGLVYRIESHAACLAMADEIWSNRHFQWLAKAN encoded by the coding sequence ATGAGTGATGAATTCAAAACCTATGTACAGATTTTAGGGCGTGGAAAAAAAGGCGCTCGATCATTAACAGAACAAGAAGCGGAACGGGCAATGAGCTTATTGCTCAATGAAGAGGTTGCGCCAGAGCAAGCCGGTGCTTTTTGGATGCTGATTCGAATTCGCGAAGAGACAGTGGCGGAAACGGTTGGTTTTACCCGGGCCACGCGTCGTTTTCTTGCTCAGCAAGATCGCTTGCAAGAAAAGGTTGATCTAGATTGGCCAGCTTATGCTGGTAAACGCAATGAATTACCTTGGTTTTTATTGGCGGCTTTGGCGCTTGCCAACGCCGGGGTACGTGTCTTGATGCATGGACACGCATTTGTTGGCGAAGAGCGTATTTACGTCAATCAGGTGTTACAAGCTTTCGAGCTTGAGGAGTCTGATTCGGTTATTGCAGCAGATATTGCTCTGCAAAAAAACAATTTTGCTTTTATGAGTTTGACAGCTATTCATCCTGTATTAGCTCGCATGATGGATTTAAAACATATATTAGGGTTACGTTCCCCTGTGAATACTGTGGTGCGTATGATGAATCCTTTTTCCGCTCCACACAGCGTTCATGGTGTATTCCATCGGGGCTATGATGAATTACATCTGCAAGCCTGCGAAGCTTTACATGACAATTCAGTGTTAGTGTTTCGTGGTGGTAATGGGGAAGCGGAAGTGAATCCTGAGCGCGATGTCACCTTAGGCAAATGGCAAAGCCAACAAGCCAGTTGGAGCCGTTGGAGCAAAGCCGAAACGAGTTATAAGCGTTGTAAGGACAATTTGGCTGTGTCGCGTATGTTGGATCACTGGCAAGGTAAAAGCTCAGATCCATTTGGGCAGCAAGCGGTTCGTCAGACATTGGCAGCCGTGGTGGGGTTAGTTTATCGTATTGAGTCACACGCAGCTTGCTTGGCAATGGCAGATGAAATTTGGTCTAATCGTCATTTTCAATGGTTAGCAAAAGCGAATTAA
- the purN gene encoding phosphoribosylglycinamide formyltransferase, with amino-acid sequence MSCPIVVLISGSGSNLQALIDQSLQGKLDVEIKAVISNKADAFGLERAKKANIPNHALSHKEFESREAFDLALQELIDQYQPKLVVLAGFMRILTETFTQHYEGRMLNIHPSLLPKFKGLNTHQRAIDAQEAEHGVSVHFVSSELDAGAVILQASTPIAATDNADSLAQKVHALEHVIYPLAVKWFSEERLILQQGKALLDGETLEETGVRYHQGLN; translated from the coding sequence ATGAGTTGTCCCATTGTTGTTCTGATTTCAGGCAGTGGTAGCAATTTGCAGGCTTTGATTGATCAAAGTCTGCAAGGCAAATTAGATGTTGAGATCAAAGCCGTCATTAGCAATAAGGCCGATGCTTTTGGTTTGGAGCGAGCAAAAAAAGCAAACATCCCAAACCATGCTTTAAGTCATAAAGAATTTGAATCTCGCGAAGCATTCGATTTAGCGTTACAAGAATTGATCGATCAGTATCAACCTAAATTAGTCGTTTTAGCCGGCTTTATGCGCATTTTAACTGAAACCTTTACGCAACATTATGAAGGTAGAATGCTTAACATTCATCCTTCACTGTTACCTAAATTCAAAGGCTTAAACACACATCAAAGAGCCATTGATGCACAGGAAGCAGAACATGGTGTGTCGGTTCATTTTGTCAGCTCTGAATTAGATGCTGGTGCAGTTATTCTTCAAGCCAGCACGCCAATAGCAGCAACCGACAATGCTGACAGCTTGGCTCAGAAGGTACATGCTCTTGAACATGTCATTTATCCTCTGGCGGTAAAATGGTTTAGCGAAGAGCGACTGATATTACAGCAAGGCAAAGCCCTATTGGATGGTGAGACACTAGAGGAAACCGGTGTTCGTTATCATCAAGGGTTAAATTAG
- a CDS encoding DUF2066 domain-containing protein: MNFRIFFLLISFWFVSSAQAVNVKGLYSAEINLPVTQSEAQMLNKAFALAAEQVLIKVSGNKEAISGDLLLQAQQQASSWVAQHSVASLNELLPSDGGLVPGKQIRVTFYQESIDSFLSQNALPVWGNNRPSVLVWLASENNGIRRLSGSNAPSQILNDFALASSRVGVPIYAPLIDATDLQSITAADVWGFFEDSIADASKRYQTDAVAALRVSSYAGHIGGSLLVMQKAGETERFTLTGDTLEALLDQASAKLAYVFASRYASVRNAGSASVLTMQIGGVNNYASMAKVQAYLESIGVVREVTLVQVKEEQVEYRIAVDGDKQKLFNSISLSSLLVETPLNALDPDANRVVSYLYSGVN; the protein is encoded by the coding sequence ATGAATTTTCGTATATTTTTTCTACTTATCAGTTTTTGGTTTGTGTCGTCTGCGCAAGCGGTCAATGTAAAAGGTTTATACAGTGCAGAGATAAACTTGCCTGTGACACAATCGGAAGCGCAAATGTTGAATAAAGCCTTTGCTCTGGCTGCAGAGCAGGTGTTGATAAAAGTGTCTGGTAATAAAGAAGCTATTTCAGGCGATTTGTTACTTCAGGCGCAGCAACAAGCGTCCAGTTGGGTGGCGCAGCATTCGGTTGCTTCTTTGAATGAGTTACTGCCTAGTGATGGTGGTTTGGTGCCGGGTAAGCAAATTCGAGTGACCTTTTATCAAGAGTCCATTGATAGCTTTTTATCCCAAAATGCTTTGCCTGTTTGGGGTAACAATCGTCCTTCTGTGTTGGTGTGGTTGGCCAGTGAGAATAATGGTATTCGTCGTCTGTCTGGCTCCAATGCTCCTTCCCAGATATTAAATGATTTTGCCCTAGCCAGCAGTCGAGTTGGTGTGCCCATTTATGCTCCTTTAATTGATGCAACAGATCTACAAAGTATCACAGCGGCAGATGTTTGGGGCTTCTTTGAAGACAGTATTGCCGATGCAAGTAAGCGATATCAGACGGATGCTGTGGCGGCTTTGCGTGTCAGTAGCTATGCTGGACACATAGGTGGTAGCTTGTTGGTGATGCAAAAGGCAGGTGAAACGGAGCGATTTACGCTTACTGGGGATACCTTGGAAGCCTTATTGGATCAAGCCAGTGCCAAATTGGCTTATGTATTTGCCTCACGATATGCATCTGTTCGTAATGCGGGTTCGGCAAGCGTGCTGACCATGCAGATTGGTGGGGTCAACAATTATGCTTCTATGGCCAAGGTTCAGGCATATTTAGAAAGTATTGGTGTGGTTCGAGAAGTCACCTTAGTGCAAGTGAAAGAGGAACAAGTGGAATACCGAATTGCGGTAGATGGTGATAAACAGAAATTGTTCAACTCTATTTCCTTGAGCAGTTTGTTAGTGGAAACGCCGCTTAATGCGCTTGATCCTGATGCTAACCGAGTGGTTTCTTATTTATATAGTGGAGTGAATTAA
- the purM gene encoding phosphoribosylformylglycinamidine cyclo-ligase: protein MTKSDKPSISYKDAGVDINAGNQLVERIKGVSKKTHRPEVMGGLGGFGALTRLPTKYKKPVLVSGTDGVGTKLRLAMDLNQHDTIGIDLVAMCVNDLVVAGAEPLLFLDYYATGKLDVDVAAHVVTGIGEGCLQAGCALVGGETAEMPGMYHDGDYDLAGFCVGVAEEDKIIDGSNVKAGDKLIALGSSGPHSNGYSLIRKILEVSQADLNTDIQGVALKDALMAPTRIYVKSILKLMESVQVNALAHITGGGLLENIPRVLPEDAAAKIDANSWTRPAVFDWLQEQGNVEQEEMYRVLNCGVGMVLSINADQADKALAILQAEGEEAWIIGEICPRNGGKDVLISDLESNA from the coding sequence ATGACCAAGTCGGATAAACCATCGATTAGTTATAAAGACGCAGGCGTCGACATCAACGCAGGCAACCAACTTGTTGAGCGCATTAAAGGCGTTAGTAAAAAAACTCACCGCCCAGAGGTTATGGGCGGCCTTGGCGGTTTCGGCGCCTTAACCCGTTTGCCAACAAAGTACAAAAAACCTGTATTGGTTTCTGGCACGGATGGTGTAGGTACCAAATTGCGTTTGGCTATGGATTTAAACCAACACGACACCATTGGCATCGACTTGGTTGCCATGTGTGTAAATGATCTCGTCGTTGCGGGTGCCGAACCCTTGTTGTTCCTAGATTACTATGCCACAGGCAAACTGGACGTGGATGTGGCAGCGCATGTTGTGACCGGCATTGGCGAAGGTTGCTTGCAAGCTGGTTGTGCTCTTGTGGGCGGAGAAACGGCAGAAATGCCGGGTATGTACCACGATGGTGACTACGACTTAGCAGGCTTCTGTGTGGGAGTTGCTGAAGAAGACAAGATTATTGATGGCAGTAATGTGAAAGCGGGCGATAAGTTGATCGCACTTGGCTCTTCAGGCCCTCACTCTAATGGTTACTCTTTGATTCGTAAGATACTGGAAGTTAGCCAAGCGGATTTAAACACCGACATCCAGGGCGTGGCTTTAAAAGACGCTTTGATGGCACCAACGCGTATTTATGTAAAATCCATCCTGAAATTAATGGAAAGTGTGCAGGTCAATGCGTTAGCTCACATTACAGGGGGCGGCTTACTTGAAAACATTCCTCGCGTTTTACCAGAAGATGCTGCCGCTAAAATCGACGCCAATAGTTGGACTCGTCCAGCGGTATTTGATTGGCTTCAAGAACAAGGAAATGTCGAGCAAGAAGAGATGTACCGTGTTCTAAACTGTGGCGTTGGCATGGTACTGTCTATTAATGCGGATCAAGCAGATAAAGCGCTGGCCATTCTGCAAGCAGAAGGCGAAGAGGCTTGGATCATTGGTGAAATTTGCCCACGCAATGGTGGCAAAGACGTACTCATTTCTGACCTTGAGTCAAACGCATGA